The following are encoded together in the Culex pipiens pallens isolate TS chromosome 1, TS_CPP_V2, whole genome shotgun sequence genome:
- the LOC120415812 gene encoding uncharacterized protein LOC120415812 — MNHKPSTDTLFNKIRIDFGEHFGKYESTIHGTSKRKILYLLDGSNGRQLTLNLARIKTTLGNMREVIVVVVNGPITHDHVASLRSSFFCHKILVEISPLNIYRVSSADGRLLTYGRNSSFEMILDDRRDWKDHVVRIMTTDNFLPRSAFVNGQFVGTDIETCKAIFESARMRYQFVVNPKGPNHLETQQMVGQVLDNGTIDIVVGFTVFESLSFDRLNVYDRIGACLMLPKNLQRNFIYHLTHPFELETWLVIVAVLVLDYFLTRLFPSAFPHNLIIILIFGDSLPDHHQTRWTRFYCFACTVLLFLFTEAYLAKAMLYMTVTRYTPDIRTLAEAIESGINVKAPIGTKVTIDRDTLPLLWERTIEERNFPYTMDNDEFAYLIDCTYGSLLIRQHVERELRTFGHREAKRRFYLLEEMISWTQRFYTIARHFTFRDHLMLAIVWCFEGGLWDHWKDAFRGRAGVAERTRLWDENDVLSLEDMVAIWLVLAFGWTISVGVFLVEAIWGVHLMFRVQHLQ; from the coding sequence ATGAACCACAAACCATCAACGGATACTCTCTTCAACAAAATCCGCATTGACTTTGGTGAACACTTCGGCAAATACGAAAGTACTATTCACGGCACATCAAAACGTAAGATTCTCTATCTATTGGATGGAAGTAACGGCAGACAGTTAACACTCAACCTAGCTAGAATCAAGACAACACTTGGAAATATGCGGGAGGTAATCGTAGTGGTGGTCAACGGTCCGATTACTCACGATCATGTGGCATCGCTTCGATCTTCCTTCTTTTGTCACAAGATTTTAGTTGAAATATCACCGCTTAACATTTACCGTGTATCTTCAGCCGATGGACGCCTGCTGACCTATGGCAGGAACTCAtcatttgaaatgattttagacGATCGTCGGGATTGGAAGGACCACGTGGTGCGTATCATGACGACCGATAATTTTCTACCACGATCGGCGTTTGTAAATGGACAATTTGTCGGTACCGATATAGAGACTTGTAAGGCGATATTTGAAAGTGCTCGTATGCGGTACCAGTTTGTGGTAAATCCCAAAGGGCCAAATCATCTCGAAACTCAACAGATGGTCGGTCAAGTACTGGATAATGGTACGATCGACATTGTGGTTGGTTTTACGGTGTTTGAAAGCTTATCGTTCGACAGACTGAACGTGTACGATCGGATAGGAGCATGCCTCATGTTACCGAAGAACCTCCAACGTAACTTTATCTACCACCTTACCCACCCTTTCGAGCTCGAAACTTGGCTGGTGATCGTAGCAGTCCTAGTGCTTGACTATTTCCTTACCAGGCTCTTCCCAAGCGCCTTTCCTCACAACTTAATCATAATCCTCATATTCGGCGATTCCCTGCCCGATCACCACCAAACCCGTTGGACCCGGTTCTACTGTTTCGCCTGTACCGTTCTGTTATTCCTCTTCACCGAAGCTTACCTGGCCAAGGCCATGCTTTACATGACCGTGACCCGCTACACACCGGACATACGTACCCTCGCTGAGGCCATCGAAAGTGGAATCAATGTGAAAGCACCCATCGGTACCAAAGTGACCATCGATCGAGACACGCTACCCCTCCTGTGGGAACGAACGATCGAGGAGCGGAACTTCCCGTACACCATGGACAATGACGAGTTTGCATACCTGATAGATTGCACCTACGGCAGCCTGTTGATACGGCAACACGTCGAGCGGGAACTTCGCACATTTGGCCACCGGGAAGCGAAGCGCCGATTCTACCTTCTGGAAGAGATGATCAGCTGGACGCAGCGGTTCTACACGATCGCGCGACACTTTACGTTCCGTGATCACTTGATGCTGGCGATCGTTTGGTGTTTCGAGGGCGGTCTTTGGGACCACTGGAAGGACGCTTTTCGTGGGAGAGCTGGCGTTGCGGAAAGAACTCGATTGTGGGACGAGAATGACGTACTGTCACTGGAGGATATGGTTGCTATTTGGTTGGTGCTTGCTTTCGGATGGACCATTTCCGTTGGGGTGTTTCTGGTGGAGGCAATTTGGGGGGTTCATTTGATGTTCAGAGTTCAGCACTTGCAATGA